Below is a genomic region from Vibrio cortegadensis.
CTTACATCTGATAAAGATTTCGTCCTTTTCTACAATGGTTCGATGGTAAAGAATGTTGGCACCAACGAAATTATCCATAACCATATCGTGGATGGAAAAGCCGCAAAACAGATTGCAAAACTCGCGCAAGAACTAAATGTTAATGTGCATGCATTCAGCCAGGTCCACGGTTTAATCACGCCTAAAGCAAGCCAATACACAGAACTTGAAGCATCTATCAACGGCTTGTCTTTAACTGAATTCAATTTCGACGACTTAGAAGATGATCACCCAATCGTCAAGACTATGATTGTTGCGGATCCAGCAATCCTGACAGAGACTATTAAAAAGCTACCAAAAGCGCTTTATGATCAATTTACTATTGTGCAAAGTGCACCTTTTTTCTTGGAATTTTTAAATCCGATGAGTAATAAAGGTGTTGGCATCAAAGCCATTGCAGAGTATTTAGACATCAAAGCTGAAGAAGTGATATGTATGGGTGATGCTGAGAATGACCACCACATGCTTGAGTTCGCAGGTTTAAGCATCGCGATGGAAAACGCAATGGATGAAACTAAAGCTATTGCTGATTACATAACATTGAGTAACGATGAGCATGGTGTTGCGGCTGCAATCGACAAGTTTATTTTAAATGCATAATTAGCTTATTTTAAAAGATTTAGATTTTCTATTGAGTCCGTTAAATTATTAACGGGCTTTATATTGAAACAACAAGTAGTATGCCAATCGATTCTACCTACTCCCGCTTCATGCTAAATCGACTA
It encodes:
- a CDS encoding Cof-type HAD-IIB family hydrolase, encoding MYKLVALDMDGTLLNSQKEISTENKLAIAKAKELGVTVVLASGRPLEGMKSKLEELSLTSDKDFVLFYNGSMVKNVGTNEIIHNHIVDGKAAKQIAKLAQELNVNVHAFSQVHGLITPKASQYTELEASINGLSLTEFNFDDLEDDHPIVKTMIVADPAILTETIKKLPKALYDQFTIVQSAPFFLEFLNPMSNKGVGIKAIAEYLDIKAEEVICMGDAENDHHMLEFAGLSIAMENAMDETKAIADYITLSNDEHGVAAAIDKFILNA